The Clostridium chauvoei genome has a window encoding:
- a CDS encoding DegV family protein, protein MQKIALLTDSACDLSLETLKEKNIKLLPLKLIYSDREIQDKIDITAEEVYNNLENEVPKTSLPSSETIHTILTDLENEGFTHVIAITISSGLSGTFNAIRLALEDHPKLTSHVYDSKILALPQGLLVMETCKLIEEGKSFEEIVSSLPAIHSNITGYFTIDTLEYLKKGGRIGRITGTLGEILHLKPIITVDDNGVYYTICKARGHKQALSKLTDILKNELNKCKCKVWVLQGGALETAEKYLQTLLKLDNIVDIGISEISPALGVHAGPGLIGLAIQKVQ, encoded by the coding sequence ATGCAAAAAATAGCTTTATTAACCGATAGTGCTTGTGATTTATCATTAGAAACTTTAAAGGAAAAGAATATAAAATTATTACCTTTGAAACTTATCTATTCAGATAGAGAGATTCAAGACAAAATAGATATTACAGCAGAAGAAGTCTATAATAATTTAGAAAATGAAGTGCCAAAAACTTCTTTACCAAGTTCAGAAACAATTCACACTATATTAACTGATTTAGAAAACGAAGGCTTTACACATGTTATAGCTATCACTATATCTAGTGGGTTATCTGGAACATTTAATGCTATAAGATTAGCTTTAGAAGATCACCCTAAATTAACTTCTCATGTGTATGACAGTAAAATATTAGCATTACCTCAAGGACTTCTAGTTATGGAAACTTGTAAGTTAATTGAAGAAGGTAAGTCTTTTGAAGAAATTGTTAGTTCTTTACCTGCAATACATTCAAATATAACTGGATATTTTACTATAGATACATTAGAATACTTAAAAAAAGGTGGTAGAATAGGTAGAATAACTGGAACTTTAGGAGAAATTCTTCACTTAAAACCAATTATAACTGTTGATGATAATGGTGTTTATTATACTATTTGTAAAGCTAGAGGACATAAACAAGCTTTATCAAAACTTACTGATATACTAAAAAATGAATTAAATAAATGTAAATGTAAAGTTTGGGTTCTTCAAGGTGGAGCTCTTGAAACTGCTGAAAAATACTTACAAACATTATTAAAACTTGATAATATAGTGGATATTGGTATTTCTGAAATTAGTCCTGCCTTAGGAGTTCATGCTGGTCCTGGTTTAATAGGTTTAGCTATTCAAAAGGTACAATAA
- a CDS encoding PadR family transcriptional regulator, giving the protein MDNFSFNSIDDIKAEEQRIHEEYKQKLAELKKIQKERESVGQVFTKGLLPIYVLHILTLGPTNGNEIAHKIGENTNGLWIPSTGGIYPLLKKLEKSGYVVGNWDDPHKKFQKFYSLTPAGLEEYKNKKFLLKPKIEESLKVFKIIYKDLYL; this is encoded by the coding sequence ATGGATAACTTTAGCTTTAATAGTATCGATGATATTAAAGCAGAGGAACAGCGAATTCATGAGGAATACAAACAAAAACTAGCCGAACTAAAAAAAATCCAAAAAGAAAGAGAATCAGTTGGTCAGGTTTTTACTAAAGGATTACTTCCTATATACGTTCTTCACATTTTAACTTTAGGTCCAACCAATGGAAATGAAATAGCTCATAAAATTGGTGAAAATACTAATGGACTTTGGATTCCTAGTACTGGTGGTATTTATCCCCTACTAAAAAAATTAGAGAAGAGTGGTTATGTTGTAGGCAATTGGGATGATCCTCATAAAAAATTTCAGAAATTCTATTCTTTAACACCTGCAGGTTTAGAGGAATATAAAAACAAAAAATTTCTTTTAAAACCTAAAATAGAAGAATCACTTAAAGTTTTTAAAATAATTTACAAAGATCTATATCTTTAA
- a CDS encoding DegV family protein, with amino-acid sequence MQKIAILTDSASDLSLETLKENNIHLFPLRILYSNEEFEDKISITPEEVYNRLSTEIPTTSLPSPKTSAKVLKDLEANGYTHVIAISVSSGLSGTFNAFRLALEEHPNLTSYVYDSKIIGFPQGVLVLEAARLVKEKKSYDEIIQELPRIRENITGYFTLDTLEYLKKGGRIGKLAGTIGQFLHLKPIITMDEHGVYHPYAKVRGRKQSLSKMIEVLKTHLDESKCKVWILQGGCMDEALLFAESVKALHNCEFMGITPVGAMVAVHSGPGMMGLAIEKV; translated from the coding sequence TTGCAAAAGATAGCAATTTTAACGGATAGTGCATCTGATTTATCTTTAGAAACATTAAAAGAAAATAACATACATCTATTTCCTTTAAGAATCTTATACTCAAACGAGGAATTTGAAGATAAAATTAGCATTACTCCTGAAGAGGTTTATAACAGACTTTCTACAGAAATTCCTACAACATCTCTTCCTAGTCCTAAGACTTCTGCTAAAGTTCTAAAAGATTTAGAAGCTAATGGATATACTCATGTAATAGCAATCTCTGTTTCTAGTGGATTGTCTGGAACATTTAATGCCTTTAGATTAGCATTAGAAGAGCATCCAAACCTTACCTCTTATGTATACGATAGCAAAATCATAGGATTCCCTCAAGGAGTTCTAGTATTAGAAGCTGCTAGACTCGTTAAAGAAAAAAAATCTTATGATGAAATAATACAAGAACTACCTAGAATTCGTGAAAACATAACAGGTTACTTTACTTTAGATACCTTAGAGTATCTAAAAAAAGGTGGCAGAATAGGTAAATTAGCAGGAACTATAGGTCAATTTTTACACCTTAAGCCAATTATAACTATGGATGAGCATGGAGTTTATCACCCATATGCTAAAGTTAGAGGAAGAAAACAATCTTTATCTAAAATGATTGAAGTTTTAAAAACTCATCTAGATGAATCTAAATGTAAAGTTTGGATACTTCAAGGTGGTTGCATGGATGAAGCTCTTTTATTTGCTGAATCAGTTAAAGCATTACATAATTGCGAGTTTATGGGCATAACACCTGTAGGCGCTATGGTAGCTGTTCATTCAGGTCCTGGTATGATGGGACTAGCAATAGAAAAAGTATAA
- the thiT gene encoding energy-coupled thiamine transporter ThiT, with translation MSNFISTLKESFSVLWDNPLSIVTVIGGVILLLAIIKFKNIKLDAKIMTRIGIALALATILNMIKLYVLPNGGGSISLGSMVPIILIAYMYGPQIGLLTGFLFGIISLILNPYILHPIQVLFDYPLPYMAVGFAGYFKNNKMIGTAVGMTLKFIFHFISGYVFFGAFAPEGWSPALYSLVVNGTAVGGELIICLIIIFFLPFDRIINNLSSKQASIS, from the coding sequence ATGTCAAATTTTATTTCTACTCTAAAAGAAAGCTTTTCAGTTTTATGGGACAACCCATTATCAATAGTCACAGTTATTGGTGGCGTCATACTTTTACTTGCTATAATAAAGTTCAAAAATATTAAGCTTGATGCTAAAATAATGACTAGAATCGGTATAGCTCTTGCTCTTGCAACTATACTAAATATGATTAAATTATATGTATTACCAAATGGAGGCGGTAGCATCTCATTAGGTAGTATGGTTCCTATAATATTAATCGCTTATATGTATGGCCCACAAATAGGATTATTAACAGGGTTTTTATTTGGTATAATAAGTTTAATATTAAACCCTTATATTCTACATCCTATTCAAGTATTATTTGATTATCCATTACCATACATGGCTGTAGGTTTTGCAGGATATTTTAAAAATAATAAGATGATTGGAACAGCTGTTGGTATGACTTTAAAGTTTATATTCCACTTTATATCAGGTTATGTATTTTTCGGAGCATTTGCACCTGAAGGATGGTCACCTGCTTTATATTCTTTAGTTGTAAATGGAACAGCTGTAGGTGGAGAATTAATTATTTGTTTAATTATTATTTTCTTCTTACCTTTTGATAGAATTATTAACAACTTATCTAGTAAACAAGCAAGTATAAGTTAA
- a CDS encoding ferredoxin: MKANVDKDTCIGCGLCPSVCPEVFEMDDDGKAVAKVTEVPDANVDEAKDAESSCPVSAITVD, encoded by the coding sequence ATGAAAGCTAATGTAGATAAGGATACTTGTATAGGTTGTGGACTATGTCCATCTGTATGTCCAGAAGTGTTTGAAATGGACGATGATGGAAAGGCTGTAGCAAAAGTTACAGAAGTTCCAGATGCAAATGTTGATGAAGCTAAAGATGCTGAATCAAGTTGTCCAGTAAGTGCAATAACAGTAGATTAA
- a CDS encoding Mrp/NBP35 family ATP-binding protein encodes MGNCSTCPSKDKCGSKTKDGASCGKITPNYGNVKNIIGVISGKGGVGKSTVTGILASTLRKKGYKVGVLDADITGPSMPRFFGINEKRAMMQPIGETSVKYFPVETESGIKVISINLLIPNEDEPVIWRGPMATGVLSQLFTDTNWEDLDYLLIDMPPGTSDITLTIMQSFPLTELVIVSTPQDMVSMIVKKGVIMAEKMGISVRGVIENMAYINCPGCDTKIKVFSKKSAEEHAEYLGLPLLGELPINLDLTEALEQGKAEEYVRNNDLYALIFEGLY; translated from the coding sequence ATGGGAAATTGTTCAACATGTCCTAGTAAGGATAAATGTGGATCAAAAACAAAAGATGGAGCATCATGTGGGAAAATAACTCCTAACTATGGGAATGTAAAAAATATAATTGGTGTTATAAGTGGTAAAGGTGGAGTTGGTAAATCAACAGTAACAGGTATATTAGCAAGCACTTTAAGAAAAAAAGGATATAAGGTGGGAGTGCTAGATGCTGATATAACAGGACCATCAATGCCAAGATTTTTTGGAATAAATGAAAAAAGAGCTATGATGCAACCTATAGGAGAAACTAGTGTAAAATATTTTCCAGTAGAAACTGAAAGTGGAATAAAGGTTATATCAATAAATCTTTTAATTCCTAATGAAGATGAACCAGTAATTTGGAGAGGTCCAATGGCAACTGGAGTATTATCACAATTATTTACTGATACAAACTGGGAGGACTTAGATTACTTATTAATTGATATGCCACCAGGCACGTCAGATATAACATTAACTATAATGCAAAGCTTCCCTTTAACTGAGTTAGTAATAGTATCAACACCTCAAGACATGGTATCTATGATAGTTAAAAAGGGTGTAATAATGGCTGAAAAAATGGGTATCTCTGTAAGAGGTGTAATAGAAAATATGGCATATATTAATTGCCCTGGTTGTGATACTAAAATTAAAGTCTTTAGCAAAAAATCAGCTGAAGAACATGCAGAATATTTAGGTTTACCATTATTAGGTGAACTTCCTATAAATTTAGATTTAACAGAAGCTTTAGAGCAAGGAAAAGCAGAAGAATACGTAAGAAATAATGATTTATACGCATTAATATTTGAAGGTTTATATTAA
- the rsmA gene encoding 16S rRNA (adenine(1518)-N(6)/adenine(1519)-N(6))-dimethyltransferase RsmA translates to MDIQDVKTAELVKKYNFKFSKSLGQNFLIDDSVPRDIVNGADVDENDLVIEIGPGVGTLTAQLLKRAKRVVAIELDNDLIPILDQELGDNPNFMLVHNDALKVDFNEIIGDEESVKLVANLPYYVTTPIIVKLLKENYKFKSLTIMIQKEVAERMDADPGNKDYGSLSLLVQYYCNTSIVRRVPPQCFIPRPKVDSIVIRLDRLEEPKVKVQNEKLFFDIIRNSFNMRRKTLWNGVKSLGLEKEKLELAFKNANIDPKRRGETLSIQEFACLSDKINEQF, encoded by the coding sequence ATGGATATACAAGATGTGAAAACAGCAGAGCTTGTTAAAAAGTATAACTTTAAATTCTCAAAAAGCTTAGGGCAAAACTTCTTAATAGATGATTCTGTTCCTAGAGATATAGTAAATGGTGCTGATGTAGATGAAAATGACTTAGTAATAGAAATAGGACCAGGAGTAGGAACTTTAACAGCACAATTATTGAAAAGAGCAAAGAGAGTAGTAGCTATAGAATTAGATAATGATTTAATTCCAATATTAGATCAAGAACTTGGAGACAATCCTAATTTCATGCTAGTACATAATGATGCTTTAAAAGTAGATTTTAATGAGATTATAGGAGATGAAGAAAGTGTTAAATTAGTAGCTAATTTACCATACTATGTTACTACTCCTATTATAGTTAAACTTTTAAAGGAAAACTATAAATTTAAATCATTAACCATAATGATTCAAAAAGAAGTTGCAGAAAGAATGGATGCAGATCCAGGTAATAAGGATTATGGTTCACTTTCATTATTAGTTCAATACTATTGTAATACTAGTATTGTAAGAAGAGTACCACCACAATGCTTTATACCAAGACCAAAGGTAGACTCAATAGTTATTAGACTAGATAGACTTGAAGAGCCTAAGGTGAAGGTTCAAAATGAAAAATTATTCTTTGATATAATAAGAAACTCATTTAATATGAGAAGAAAAACTCTTTGGAATGGAGTAAAAAGTTTAGGGTTAGAAAAAGAAAAATTAGAATTAGCTTTTAAAAATGCTAATATAGACCCAAAGAGAAGAGGAGAAACTCTAAGTATTCAAGAGTTTGCTTGTTTATCAGATAAAATAAATGAACAGTTCTAA
- the rnmV gene encoding ribonuclease M5: MIKEVIVVEGRDDITAVKQAVDAELIAVGGFGINARVIDRIREAQKRKGVIVLTDPDFAGEKIRSIIAKRVKGIKHAYIAQEDGIKGDDIGVENAKPEVIIEALNRAKISEEVFEEFYTSQDMFYFKLTGDANSKQRRIMLGKELGIGYGNANQMLTRLNKYSITKEEFIAAIQKIDKEMEGNK, translated from the coding sequence TTGATTAAAGAAGTTATAGTAGTAGAAGGCAGAGATGACATAACAGCAGTAAAGCAAGCTGTAGATGCAGAATTAATAGCTGTAGGTGGATTTGGAATAAATGCAAGAGTAATAGATAGAATAAGAGAGGCTCAAAAAAGGAAAGGTGTAATAGTATTAACTGATCCAGATTTTGCAGGGGAAAAGATTAGAAGTATAATTGCTAAAAGAGTAAAAGGTATAAAGCATGCTTATATCGCACAAGAAGATGGAATAAAGGGTGACGATATAGGTGTAGAAAATGCTAAACCAGAAGTAATAATAGAAGCTTTAAATAGAGCGAAAATATCAGAAGAAGTTTTTGAAGAGTTTTACACTTCACAAGATATGTTTTACTTTAAGTTAACAGGAGATGCTAATTCGAAACAAAGAAGAATTATGCTAGGTAAGGAATTAGGAATTGGATATGGTAATGCAAATCAAATGTTAACTAGATTAAATAAGTATTCAATAACAAAAGAAGAGTTTATTGCAGCAATTCAAAAAATAGATAAAGAAATGGAAGGAAATAAGTAA
- a CDS encoding 3D domain-containing protein: MVEKCKEYLKRNFSNSPKAKILLGAALVAIVTVTFINMRKTITVSIDGKEETFVTYKGTVEDVLTTKGVEIAPKDKVKPALNSKVKEDSTISIKKAIPVNLSVNGKSVEINTAEDTIGDMLNAEVEELKNEGIEYKEGVDEVTPSVDTKIGEGLNVQLVKVEVKEELAKEAINFDVVEQTDDTLDESVEQVKQDGVTGEKEVAYEVIYKNGKEVSRNVKNSKVITEPVNKIIVQGTRKSFASRDGQILDYKKLIYCESTAYHGDGLTATGSTPVRIEGGISTISVDPRVIPLGSLVYVEGYGKAIAADTGGAIKGNIIDVFVNSQEDAYSWWGRRYDVPVYILAYPGEW, translated from the coding sequence ATGGTAGAAAAATGTAAGGAATACTTAAAAAGAAATTTTTCTAACAGTCCAAAGGCAAAAATATTGTTAGGTGCTGCACTTGTGGCCATAGTAACAGTGACGTTCATCAATATGAGAAAGACAATAACAGTAAGTATAGACGGTAAAGAAGAAACTTTTGTCACATATAAAGGGACTGTTGAAGATGTGTTAACTACTAAGGGGGTAGAAATTGCTCCTAAAGATAAAGTTAAACCAGCTTTAAATAGTAAAGTGAAAGAAGACAGTACTATATCTATTAAGAAAGCTATCCCTGTAAATCTATCTGTAAATGGTAAAAGTGTTGAAATTAACACTGCAGAAGATACTATAGGTGATATGTTAAATGCAGAAGTAGAAGAACTAAAGAATGAAGGAATAGAGTATAAAGAAGGCGTTGATGAAGTCACACCTTCAGTTGACACAAAAATTGGAGAAGGTCTTAACGTTCAACTAGTTAAAGTAGAAGTAAAAGAAGAATTAGCTAAAGAAGCTATTAATTTTGACGTAGTAGAACAAACAGACGATACACTTGATGAAAGTGTAGAACAAGTAAAACAAGATGGAGTTACTGGAGAGAAAGAAGTTGCTTATGAAGTAATTTATAAAAATGGCAAAGAGGTATCCAGAAATGTAAAAAACTCCAAGGTTATAACTGAACCTGTTAATAAAATAATTGTACAAGGTACAAGAAAAAGTTTTGCTAGTAGAGATGGACAAATATTAGATTATAAAAAGTTAATTTATTGTGAATCTACAGCATATCATGGTGATGGTTTAACCGCAACAGGAAGTACACCTGTAAGAATTGAAGGTGGGATAAGTACTATTTCTGTTGACCCAAGAGTAATCCCTCTAGGATCATTAGTATATGTAGAGGGATACGGAAAAGCTATTGCAGCAGATACAGGTGGAGCTATAAAGGGAAACATAATTGATGTTTTTGTGAATTCACAAGAAGATGCATATAGTTGGTGGGGAAGAAGATACGATGTACCAGTGTACATTTTAGCTTATCCAGGAGAATGGTAG